CAGACCTGTGGTTCCGTCATCCCCAGCATCCCCTCATTGTTCCTCGATGATCGTCGAGGCGCCAGGGAACGGAGGCCTAGTATTCCGGGGAACTCAGCGATTGTGGAGAAGTCGTTCTCGCGGAAGTCTGTGCAGTCAGCTCAGCCGCGGAACCGGCACCCGGGATCACGCCGACGCGGTGAGCCAGCGCCCTGAGCGCACGCGCCAGCCGAGGGTGCCGAGCCGGGCGAGCAGATAGACGCCGAAGAAAGCCACGGCCAGCCAGACGAGGCCTGCGGATCCGTCGACGCCGACCGCGGAGATGATCCACAGTGCCGGCAGGAAAGGCACGAGGTTCACGCCGCCGGCGATCGCGAGGTACCGCGCATCGTTCGCGCCCATGAGCACCCCGTCGAGCACGAAGACGACACCGGCGATGGGCTGGGCGACGGCGAGCACGAGCAGCGCCGGCTGCACGAGAGCGGCGACCTCGGCGTCGCCGGTGAACACGATGCCGAGCACCCCGGAGAGGGCGGCGATCAGCCCGCCGACGATCACGCCGAACCACGCACCCCACGCCACCGTCCGTGCCAGCACCCGGTGCACCTGTCGCTCGTCGCCGGCACCGAGTTCCTTGCCGATCAACGCCTGCGCGGCGATCGCGAGTGCGTCGAGAGCGAAGGCCGCAGCCGAGAAGATCGTGAACACGATCTGCCACCCGGCCAGTTCATCGGTCCCGATCCCGGTCGCGATCCCCACCGTCGCGAGCAGCGCGACACGCAGGCTCACGGTGCGCAGGAACAACCAGCCGCCCGACGTGGCCGTGCTGCGGATGCCGGCGCGCTGCGCGCGGAGCGAGGCGCTGTGGCGCGTGGCCAGGTGGCGGACCACCAGGGCATAGGCGGCCACCATCCCCCACTGCGCGGTCACGGTTCCGGCGGCCGAGCCCGCGATGCCCCAGCCGAGTCCGTAGATGAACAGCCAGTTCAGCAGGGCGTTCGCGCCGAAGCCGAGCCCTGCGATCCAGAGCGGCGTCATGGTGTCCTGCATGCCCCGGAGCAACCCGGTCGCCGCGAACACGATCAGCATCGCGGGGAGACCCCACATCGAGATCACGAGGTATTCGTTGGCCTGTGCGGCGACGGCCTCGCTCGCGCCGAAGAGCGACACGAGCCAGGGCGAGGAGACGGCGCCGATCACCGCGAGGACGGCTCCCAGTCCGAGGGCGAGCCACATCCCGTTGATGCCGACCGACACGGCCTCACCCGGCTGACCTGCGCCGAAGCGACGCGCCACCGCCGGCGTGGTCGAGTAGGCCAGGAAGACCATGAGTCCGACGATGGTCTGCAGCACGGCCGCGGCGATGCCGAGCCCGGCGAGCGGAGTCGTGCCGAGATGTCCGACCAGCGCGGCATCGACGATCAGGAAGGCCGGCTCCGCGACCAGCGCGCCGAGAGCAGGAACGGCCAGGCGCAGGATCTCTCGGTTGAGGGAGGTGCGCGCGGTCATCCTCCGAGCCTATGACCTGGCACGGACCTCGTCCGCCCGACTCAGGCGCCCACGGGCAAGCGGATGTCGAACCGCGACCCGCCGTCGGCGTTGTGCGCGCTGATCACCCCGTTGTGCGCCTCGACGATGCCGCGCGCGATCGCGAGCCCGAGACCGGCACCGCTCGTGCCGTGGACGCTCGTGCCGGGCGTTCGCGCGTCGGTGCCCCGCCACCCCGGTTCGAAGACGCTTGTCAGGTTCTCGTGGGCGATGCCCGAGCCGGTGTCCTGGACCGAGAGCACCATCGCGTCGTCTTCGCGGCTGGTCCTGATGCGGATCGTCCCTCCGGCCGGTGTGTGCTCGATCGCGTTGGCGAGCAGGTTGGTCATCACGCGGGCGAGCTCGCGCGCGTCACCGACGACGGTGTGATCCGGGCTGGTCAGCTCGACGAGCGCGACCTCCTTCGCCCGGGCGACCGGCGCGAGCTCGGCGACCGCGTCGCTGACCAGATCGTGCAGGGACATCGGTTCGAGACGGAGCGTCAGTGTGCCGGACGAGATCTTCGAGACCTCGAACAGGTTGTCGACGAGGTCGCTCATGTGGTCGACCTGGCGGCGCATCTGACGATGGAAGCGGGCAGGGTCCTCGGCCAGGCCGTCATCCAGTGCTTCCGTCATCGCCCGCAGCCCGGCGAGAGGACTGCGCAGGTCGTGCGAGATCCACGCGATCAATTCGCGCCGCGAACGATCGAGGAGCTGCACCTCCTCGCGTGCCGCCGCGAGCCGTTCACTGGTCGAGACGAGTTCGGCGGCCACGCGGGCGAACTCCGTGTTCACGGGGAGGGCGCCCGTGTCCTCGAGCAGTTCGCCCTCACCGATCGAATGTGTGAGCCTCTGCAGCGAGCGGGCGTCGCGGACGAGCCGGGCCGCGAGCAGCACGGCGACGGCGACCGCGACGACGGCGGAGATGGCGGTCACCACGACCACGACGAGAAGGTCGTGGGGAGAGATGTACATCGCCTCGGCGACCGCGAGCACCCCGGCGGCGAAGGACAGCACCACGGCGAGGATCACGATGCACAGCTGCAGCATCAGTGAGCGCCGGCGCAGCAGCCACAGCGCGAGCAGGCCGGCCCCTCCGACGAGGAGAGCCCATCCGAGAGCGATGGCTGCGATCGTGACGACATCGGCGAACGGCATCAGCGGTCCTCCCATTCGAGGCGGTACCCCACGCCCCACACCGTCACGAGAACCGTGGGGGATCCGGGGTCGTCTTCGATCTTCTCCCGAAGTCGCCGGGTGGTGACCGTGACCGTCGAGAGGTCTCCGATCTCCCATCCCCAGACCCGACGCAGCAGCGTGGGCCGATCGAACGTCTGCCGCGGGTGCTTGAGGAAGAACGCGAACAGTTCGAACTCGCGCACCGACAGCTCGAGCGGCACGCCGTCCCGAGTGACGATCCTGGCCGAGGGGTCGAGGTGGAAGGGGCCGAGGTCGAACGGAGCCTCCCGCGCGAATTCGGGAAGGCTCCGGCGCAGCACCGAGTTCACGCGGAGGACCAGTTCCCGGGGAGAGAAGGGCTTGACCACGTAGTCATCGGCACCGGCTTCCAGGCCGTCGATGCGGTCCTCCTCCGAGCCGAGGGCCGTGAGCATGATGATCGGGACGTCCGAGGCGGCCCGAATCCGCCGGCACACCTCGGCGCCGTCGATTCCGGGGAGCATCCGGTCGAGCACGATCAGGTCGGGAGCGCTCGCCGCGGCCGATGCCAGACCGGTGAAGCTGTCCGTGGCGTGATCGACGAGGTACCCCGCGGCGCGCAGATACGCCTGGACGACCTCGCTCACCGTCGCATCGTCCTCGATCACGAGCACCCGGCGGTCGGCGAGTTCCGCGAGGTGCGGAGGCGGAACGGACGGCGCGGACATGCTCTCATCGTAGGTTCGGAGGTCCTCCCCGTCACCCGCTCGGAGGGCAACCTTCCTCGGTTCGTAAGAGTTGACGGATGTCGCCGGGGGGACATCTTCTCTAGCGTCGCGATATGGCCTTTCCCACCGACGTCGTCTTCCCCTGTCTGAATGAAGCGGAGGCGCTGCCCGGGGTGCTGGCTGCCCTTCCCTCCGGTGCGCGGGCGATCGTCGTCGACAACGGCTCCACCGACGGGTCGGCGGAGATCGCGCGTCGTCTCGGAGCGCTGGTGATCCAGGAGCCGCGGCGCGGGTACGGCTCTGCCGTGCATGCCGGACTGCGTGCGGCCACGGCACCCGTCGTCGCCTTCTGCGACGCCGACGGATCGTTCGACCTGACCGAGCTCGATCGGCTCGCGGACCCCGTGCATCGAGGTGAGAGCGACCTCATGTTCGGGCGTCGCCGGGTCGGTGGGCGAGGGGCGTGGCCGATCCATGCGCGATTCGCGAACACGGTGCTGCTGTCGATGGTGCGTCGGCGCACCGGGCTCTCGATGCACGATCTTGGTCCGTTCCGGGCCGGGCGTCGCGAGATGCTCCTCGACCTCGGGATGGAGGATCGACGCAGCGGCTATCCCCTCGAACTCCTGCTGCGTGCCTGGCGGAAGGGGCTGCGCATCGGCGAGACCGATGTCTCCTACCGCCCGCGGACCGGCCGGTCGAAGGTCACCGGAACCGTCCGGGGCACCCTGATCGCGGTGTCGGATATGCACCGGACGTTGAGGAGGCTCGCATGAACGCCGAGACGACGATCATCGTGATGGCGAAGGAGTGTCTGCCGGGAAAGGTCAAGACCCGGCTGCATCCGCCCTTCACGCTGGAGGAGGCGGCGGACATCGCACAGGCGAGCCTCGCCGACACGCTCGACGCAGTGGGGGCGACCGGGCTCCCGGTCGTCGTCTGCGCGCAGGGAGACGTATCCGCTCCCGCGGGCTTCCGGGTCATCCCCCAGGTCTCGGGCGGGCTGGACGAGCGGATCGGCGCAGCGCTGGACTCCGTTCCCGGGATGGTGCTCCTGGTCGGCATGGACACCCCTCAGCTGGATCCGATGCTGCTGCGCGCACTCGCCGATGACTGGCCGGAAGACGTCGACGCCTGGATCGGACCGGCGACCGACGGAGGCTTCTGGCTCCTCGGGATCGACGATCTTCGCCCCGGACGGTTGGGATCGTGCTCGCGAGGGGACCTCGTCCGCGGTGTGCCGATGTCGGTGTCCAACACCGGGGCGCATCAGCGCCGACGTCTGGTGCGGATGTGGCTCCGCGTGCGCGACGTTCCTCCTCTCACGGACATCGACGATCTCGCCTCGCTGCGGGAGGTCGCGGCCGTTCTGTCTCCGCAGGGGCATCTCGCCGGCCTGCTTCCCCGCTTCTCGGATGTCTTCGAGGCCACGGCTGCCGTCGGCCGCGCGGGCGAAGGGAACGGGCGAGGATGAGCAACGCGACCGCCGCGCACTTCGGCGCCGGAGGCGATGCGCCCTACGACTTCGCCCTGCGCAACGGGGGAGGGATGCTGCGCCTGATCGAACTCGGGGAGGGAACCGAGCATCGGGTCGAGGTCGGTCGTTTCCTCGCCGCCGCGGACGCTGCCGACGACTCGGTGATCGCCCGGATCCGAGGGCCCGTGCTCGATGTCGGATGCGGGCCGGGGCGGATACTCCACGCCGCGATCGTGGCCGGACACCTCGGGCTGGGGGTCGACGTCGCGATGTCCGCCGTCGAGCACGCCAGGCAGCAGGGCCTGCCCGCGCTGCAGCGTTCCGTGTTCGATCCGCTGCCGCAGGAGGGCTCCTGGGGCACGCTGCTGCTCCTGGACGGGAACATCGGCATCGGGGGCGAGCCGGACGCACTGCTCGCCCGGTGCGGGCAGATCGTCGGTCCGGGGGGACGTGTGATCGTCGAAGTCGATCCGCACCCGACGCGGGACCGGGGGTATCAGGCGACCGTCGTCGACATCGACGGCCGATCGAGCTCGCCCTTCCCGTGGTACGAGATCGGAGCGACGGCACTCCGCGATCGGGTGCACGGGACGGGGTTGCAGATCATCGAGACGTGGACACTGTCGGGGAGGGCGTTCGTGAGCCTCACCCGTCTGCCGGATCCGTGTCACGAGTGACGGCCGGTCCGCCGCTTTATCCAGCTTTCTTGGTTGGGATCTAAGCTGAGATCACGTATGCCATCTTTGATGGCATCGCTGGTATCCTAAGGTCATGTCCGCAACCATCGAGGCCACCAAGCTCGCTGCTTTCAATGACTCGATCCGCCAAGGGGTGCCGCAGATCGTGTCAGATCTGCGTGAGCGACTCGGCGCGAAGCTCGTCGCCTACATTGCCAACGTCACCGAGACACGTGCGGTGCGCTCGTGGGCTGATGGTGACCGCATGCCTACGGCGAACACGGAACGTCGACTGCGGCTGGCATTCCAGGTCGCGACTCTTATCGACCGGAGTGAGGGTGACGGTGTCGCCGCGACCTGGTTCCAGGGGATGAACCCGCAGCTGGGCGATCTCTCACCGGCTCGGGTGCTCCACGAGGATCGCACCGACGAGGGAATGGCACGAGTGCTCAACGCGGCCAAGAGCTTCGTCGGTGCCTGATGGCCGCACCCGAGCTGCAGCTGGTCGAAGCGGGCGGCGCGACAATCTGGCGCGTGGGCCGAGCGCCAGACCCGTGGGCATGGATCGACCCGCGGTACGCCGGCAACGCGCGCTGGGACGACCCTGACGTTGCCTTCCGCACGACCTATGCAGCTGACTCTGCATTCGGGTGCTTCGTCGAGTTGCTCGCCTACTCGCGGCCCGATGTGAACGAGGATGGCTCCGTCATGCTCAAAGGCATCGTCGAAGACCCCCAAGACGTGGCCGAATTCCCGACGCCACGATCGCCGCGCTTCGTCCGCAGTATGTGCGGCTTGCGCTGTCGCTCGGCTTCGATGACTTCGACGCCGCAGCTCTGAAACGTGCGTACCCGCGAGAGCTCACACACCGCCTGACCGTCGATTTCTACGCCCTCACACGTGAAGATGGAGTGCCGATTGCGGAGGGTGTCCGATTCGGCTCTCGCCACGGTGACGACCTGGCGCTGTGGGCGATCTTCGAGCGCCCCGGCGATGACCCCGCGAGTCGGCATCTCCATCAGATCAGTTCTCGGATCGTCGACACCGACGATGTGAACCTGATTCAAGCGATGGAACTCCACGGCCTCACCTGGCGTGACTCATGATGCGGGAGCGCGCCTTGATCAGCGCAACGTCGGGGCGGGCGTTCGTGAGCCTCACCCGTCTGCCGGATCCGTCTCGCGAGTGACGACGTGCCCGCGGGGTGCCGTTGTCGCGGTCCGGGGCCGCAGGCGATGGCGCACGGCGCTGACGACGGTCAGAAGGCCGTCATGCACGACGACGACGGCGAGCAGCCAGACCGCGACGCTGAACAGCTGAGCGAAGTCCTGTGCGGAGAGCATCAGCCAGGCTCCCCACAGCAGCAGGGCGACCCCGACGGCTGCGAGCGCGATTCTGCCGGCCCTCATCACACCACCTCGATCGAGGACAGCCACTTGGTCTGCAGCACGCCGGGCCGCCCGGGGGCGATGACGCGCGCCGGATAGCCGTGGTCGAGGTCGAGGCGCTCCCCGTTGAGCTGGAGGGCGACCAGCGTGAGAGGGTCGCCGACATACTGAGGCGGCATCGTGGTGGCTCGGAAGGCGCCGCGCTGCTGCAGGCTGCGGAAGCGGATCGTGGCGTCGTCGGGCGCGTCGACGGTGGCGAGGAGATCCCGCAGGCGGACACCCGTCCAGGACGCGTCGACCGTCCACCCCTCGACGCAGGCGATCGGGAGCCGGACCGTGCGTTGCGGCAGGGCTTCGAGTCCGGCCGCTGTGAAGGCGCGGGTCATCCCGACGCCGGCGACCGTCAGCGTCCACTCCGGGTCGAGGGCGAGCGCCGTCACAGCGGCCTGCCGCGCGGAACGGTTGACGGGCAGATCCTGGGGGCTGTCGGCGCGGGCGCGGGGCTCCCGCAGGCTGAACGGGCCGATGGGCGTGACCGCGTGGGCGAGCGCCGCGGCGCCGAACAGTGCGGAGGCGCCGCCGACCCCGGCCAGGAAGCGGCGGCGGGAGAGGGGCGCGGTCATCGCGTCGCCGTCCCTTCGGAATCGGACGGGGCATCGGAATTGGAGCGGGCATCGGAATCGGAGGGGGCATCGGCATCGTCATCGTCCGGGTCTGCGCGCCAGGCGGTGACGATCGCGGGGAGGTGCACCGCGATGTGCACGGCCATCGCCCCGATGAGGACCCAGGCCAGCGCGAAGTGCGTGCGGCGGAAGGAGAAGTCCCACGGATACCACTGCAGGGTGTTGAGCACCCCGGTGATCGGTTCCATCAGCGCGGCGGCCACCAGCACCGCCAGGCTCAGGCGCTCCAGCAGATGCGGGAAGCTGCGTACCGGAGGCCAGGCGAAGAGCTTCGGGAACACGATCCACAGCTTCGCCAGGAGCAGCGGGATGAGCATCGACCCCGCGACGACGTGGATCCCCTGATTCCAGGCATAGAGGTGGATCGGGCGCGTCGGCAGCGTCAGCCAGGGCAGCGGATCCTGCTGCAGGTGGCTGTACAGGCCGGTGACGAAGCACACGAGGAAGGCGAGACCGAGCAGTCTGCCGATGACGACGGCCATCCGGGTCGTGCGCAGGGGGGAGCCCAGGGCTCGCTGCGCACGTTCCGACCGATCCTGGAGCGCGACGGAGAGCCGTTCGGTCACCGAACCGGTCGAGTGGTCGTCGCGCATGTCCTCAGTATGCGGACCGGGCGTGCCCGGACGCGGGTGGATCGGGAACCTGTCATCGGGGTGTAAGGAAATGGGGTGCCGGTATGCCGACTCCGCGGGCACGCTGGGAGCATGACTGACGCGCAGCCGGGCCGGATCGAGTTCGCCGTGATCGGAGGATCGGGTTTCGAAGCGCTCGACCTCGGGGACAGACGAGTCCTTCCCGCGTCGGACTCACCGTGGGGAGTCGTTCCCGAGATCGTCGTCGGACGGCTGCACGGACGCGCGGTGGCGTTCGCGCCGCGGCACGGGGCGGGCCATCGGGTGCCGCCGCACCGGGTCAACGCCAGGGCGCTGCTGTGGGGGCTTCGGCGGCTCGGGGCGCGGGTGCTGCTGTCGACCAACGCGGTGGGTGGGCTGGCGTCATCGCTCGCGCCCGGTGACTTCGTGCTGACCGATCAGCTCATCGACCGCACGCACGGCAGGGCCGACACCTACTTCGACGGGGACATCGAGATCGCCGGTGTGCAGCATCTGCCGTTCGCGGAGCCCTACGACCGGCATCTGCGCGAGATCGCGTTCCGGGTGCTCCGTGACCAGGGGGAGCGCGTGCACCCCGCGGGGACCAGCGTCGTGGTGCAGGGACCGCGGTTCGCGACCGCCGCCGAGGCCGACTGGCACCGCGCGATGGGAGCCGCCCTGGTCAACATGACCCAGCTGCCCGAGGCGGCGCTCGCCGCAGAGCTCGGGTTCGCGCACGTGAACCTCGCGATCGTGACCGACACCGACACCGAGCACGGCGAGACGGAGGATGACACCTCGGCCACCGCGGAACGCGTGTTCGCCGTGATGGCACAGGCGCAGCCGCGGTTGAGCGCGGCTGTCGCAGCGATCATCGCCGCCATCCCTCCGGGGTACGAGCCGCCCGAGCGCCTGGCGCCTCAGGTCGTCGCGGCACTGATCGGGGCACGAGCATGAGTCGACTTCTGCTCGTGACGGGCGGAGCCGGCTTCATCGGCTCCGCGATCGTCGACGAGGCGATCGCCGCGGGCTGGCGTGTTCGGATCCTCGATTCCCTTCGCCCCGACGTGCACGGCAGCTCCGCCCCCGAGCCGGAAGGGGGAAGCCAGGTCGAGTTCGTCGCTGCCGATGTGCGCGACCGTGACGCCGTGCGCCAGGCGTTGAGCGGGGTCGACGCGGTCTGTCATCAGGCGGCGAAGGTCGGACTCGGCGTCAGCATCCACGATGCCCCCGACTACGTGGGCTCGAACTCGCTCGGCACGGCGGTGGTGCTCTCGGCGATGGCGGAGGCCGGGATCGA
Above is a window of Microbacterium aurugineum DNA encoding:
- a CDS encoding MATE family efflux transporter encodes the protein MTARTSLNREILRLAVPALGALVAEPAFLIVDAALVGHLGTTPLAGLGIAAAVLQTIVGLMVFLAYSTTPAVARRFGAGQPGEAVSVGINGMWLALGLGAVLAVIGAVSSPWLVSLFGASEAVAAQANEYLVISMWGLPAMLIVFAATGLLRGMQDTMTPLWIAGLGFGANALLNWLFIYGLGWGIAGSAAGTVTAQWGMVAAYALVVRHLATRHSASLRAQRAGIRSTATSGGWLFLRTVSLRVALLATVGIATGIGTDELAGWQIVFTIFSAAAFALDALAIAAQALIGKELGAGDERQVHRVLARTVAWGAWFGVIVGGLIAALSGVLGIVFTGDAEVAALVQPALLVLAVAQPIAGVVFVLDGVLMGANDARYLAIAGGVNLVPFLPALWIISAVGVDGSAGLVWLAVAFFGVYLLARLGTLGWRVRSGRWLTASA
- a CDS encoding sensor histidine kinase, producing the protein MPFADVVTIAAIALGWALLVGGAGLLALWLLRRRSLMLQLCIVILAVVLSFAAGVLAVAEAMYISPHDLLVVVVVTAISAVVAVAVAVLLAARLVRDARSLQRLTHSIGEGELLEDTGALPVNTEFARVAAELVSTSERLAAAREEVQLLDRSRRELIAWISHDLRSPLAGLRAMTEALDDGLAEDPARFHRQMRRQVDHMSDLVDNLFEVSKISSGTLTLRLEPMSLHDLVSDAVAELAPVARAKEVALVELTSPDHTVVGDARELARVMTNLLANAIEHTPAGGTIRIRTSREDDAMVLSVQDTGSGIAHENLTSVFEPGWRGTDARTPGTSVHGTSGAGLGLAIARGIVEAHNGVISAHNADGGSRFDIRLPVGA
- a CDS encoding response regulator transcription factor produces the protein MSAPSVPPPHLAELADRRVLVIEDDATVSEVVQAYLRAAGYLVDHATDSFTGLASAAASAPDLIVLDRMLPGIDGAEVCRRIRAASDVPIIMLTALGSEEDRIDGLEAGADDYVVKPFSPRELVLRVNSVLRRSLPEFAREAPFDLGPFHLDPSARIVTRDGVPLELSVREFELFAFFLKHPRQTFDRPTLLRRVWGWEIGDLSTVTVTTRRLREKIEDDPGSPTVLVTVWGVGYRLEWEDR
- a CDS encoding glycosyltransferase family 2 protein, whose protein sequence is MAFPTDVVFPCLNEAEALPGVLAALPSGARAIVVDNGSTDGSAEIARRLGALVIQEPRRGYGSAVHAGLRAATAPVVAFCDADGSFDLTELDRLADPVHRGESDLMFGRRRVGGRGAWPIHARFANTVLLSMVRRRTGLSMHDLGPFRAGRREMLLDLGMEDRRSGYPLELLLRAWRKGLRIGETDVSYRPRTGRSKVTGTVRGTLIAVSDMHRTLRRLA
- a CDS encoding TIGR04282 family arsenosugar biosynthesis glycosyltransferase, which codes for MNAETTIIVMAKECLPGKVKTRLHPPFTLEEAADIAQASLADTLDAVGATGLPVVVCAQGDVSAPAGFRVIPQVSGGLDERIGAALDSVPGMVLLVGMDTPQLDPMLLRALADDWPEDVDAWIGPATDGGFWLLGIDDLRPGRLGSCSRGDLVRGVPMSVSNTGAHQRRRLVRMWLRVRDVPPLTDIDDLASLREVAAVLSPQGHLAGLLPRFSDVFEATAAVGRAGEGNGRG
- a CDS encoding class I SAM-dependent methyltransferase; this translates as MSNATAAHFGAGGDAPYDFALRNGGGMLRLIELGEGTEHRVEVGRFLAAADAADDSVIARIRGPVLDVGCGPGRILHAAIVAGHLGLGVDVAMSAVEHARQQGLPALQRSVFDPLPQEGSWGTLLLLDGNIGIGGEPDALLARCGQIVGPGGRVIVEVDPHPTRDRGYQATVVDIDGRSSSPFPWYEIGATALRDRVHGTGLQIIETWTLSGRAFVSLTRLPDPCHE
- a CDS encoding RES domain-containing protein; its protein translation is MAAPELQLVEAGGATIWRVGRAPDPWAWIDPRYAGNARWDDPDVAFRTTYAADSAFGCFVELLAYSRPDVNEDGSVMLKGIVEDPQDVAEFPTPRSPRFVRSMCGLRCRSASMTSTPQL
- a CDS encoding molybdopterin-dependent oxidoreductase is translated as MTAPLSRRRFLAGVGGASALFGAAALAHAVTPIGPFSLREPRARADSPQDLPVNRSARQAAVTALALDPEWTLTVAGVGMTRAFTAAGLEALPQRTVRLPIACVEGWTVDASWTGVRLRDLLATVDAPDDATIRFRSLQQRGAFRATTMPPQYVGDPLTLVALQLNGERLDLDHGYPARVIAPGRPGVLQTKWLSSIEVV
- a CDS encoding MTAP family purine nucleoside phosphorylase translates to MTDAQPGRIEFAVIGGSGFEALDLGDRRVLPASDSPWGVVPEIVVGRLHGRAVAFAPRHGAGHRVPPHRVNARALLWGLRRLGARVLLSTNAVGGLASSLAPGDFVLTDQLIDRTHGRADTYFDGDIEIAGVQHLPFAEPYDRHLREIAFRVLRDQGERVHPAGTSVVVQGPRFATAAEADWHRAMGAALVNMTQLPEAALAAELGFAHVNLAIVTDTDTEHGETEDDTSATAERVFAVMAQAQPRLSAAVAAIIAAIPPGYEPPERLAPQVVAALIGARA